ACGTTAGGTGGCGGAATAACTATGCAGTAGGATTGACTGTTTTGGTTGGCGTCGGCTTTGTATGTTTGGTTTTCTTCCCAGAATTTTTGCCATTTGGCTTCTGTGGAGAAGGGTTCGTAAAGACTTGGGAGGTTTGTGTTTGTTGTTGCGGTCATGCTGGGAAAACTATCAGTGGAAGGACTTTTTTAAATTTTGCCACAGGCTTTGAGGAGTGAAAGAGGAAATGAACCGCAAAGACGCAAAGAGCGCGAAGGAAGAGGTAGAAGGATTGGCTTATCAGACAATTGGAGCAGCGATTGAGGTACATCGGATGTTGGGACCTGGGTTTCTGGAGTCGGTTTATCACCAAGCATTGAGGCTGGAATTGACGATGCGGGGTATCCCTCACAAATCTAAATATCCCATAGCGATCGCTTACAAAGGTCATCAAGTTGGTGAGGGCGAATTAGATTTTTTTGTTGGCGATACTCTTGTTGTTGAATTGAAAGCAGTTGAGAGGTTAACCCCCATTCACGAGGCTCAAGTCATTTCATATCTAAAAATAACCAACCAATCCCTCGCCCTTCTCATCAACTTTAACGTTCCCATTCTCAAAGAAGGTATAAAGCGAATAATACTCTCTTCTTCTTAACTCTTTCTTCGCGCTCTTTGCGTCTTTGCGGTTCATTAAACAAAAAACGAAATTCGTCGCACCATCCTTGTAGTCATCTAAACTGCTCAATAACACCCTTTTATTTATGAAACTAAAACCCAGTTTACTTCAATTCATCGTCATCGGCATGACAATATCCCTACTAGCGTCCTGCACCAGAGTTCCAGAAACCACTCAGTCGTGCAACAATTTACAAGCACAGTCATCTTACGAATGCAATAACTCCGGTAGCG
This genomic interval from Scytonema hofmannii PCC 7110 contains the following:
- a CDS encoding GxxExxY protein; this translates as MNRKDAKSAKEEVEGLAYQTIGAAIEVHRMLGPGFLESVYHQALRLELTMRGIPHKSKYPIAIAYKGHQVGEGELDFFVGDTLVVELKAVERLTPIHEAQVISYLKITNQSLALLINFNVPILKEGIKRIILSSS